In the genome of uncultured Sphaerochaeta sp., the window GAAGAAATGCAGCTTGATTGCATCCTGGGCAAGAGCAGTGGTGCTCTTGGCGATGAGAGCAGGTTCATCCATCACTCCGGCACCTACGATGCCTACGATGGCATGCCCATGGTCAATCGAAATGGAATCAAGGGCAAACTCGCTCTTGATGCGCTGACACATTGCATTGAGCACACTTTCACTGGCCTGGGTGGTCTCGAAGAACCAAACTATGCTGTCCACGCCGAACAGGGAGAAAGAAGGTCGGACACCGAAGATGTGCAACATGGTCAGCAGTGCATGCCTGATTCCATTCTTCTTGAAGAGCATGAGTTTCCTGAGGGAAAGGCGGCTATATCCGGTCTTTGCAGAAACACCAGCCAGCGGGTTGCCGTCGATCTCCCGGGCAGTGACGATCATGGTTCCCCCGTCAAGCGGTGCATTGGTGTTTTTCACATTGATGGGAATCCTGGATGCAATGACCGGGGCAATCGCCTCCTCATGAAAGACTCCAGCCCCTACTCCGGCAAGCTCCCGGACTTCACGATAGGTCATGGTCTTGATGACTTTCGCATGCTCCACAAGGCGGGGATCGACGCAGAACACACCCGAAACGTCCGTCCAGTTCTCGTACGTCTGTGCCTCGGCTGCACGAGCAAGAATTGCTCCGGTGATGTCAGAACCACCACGACTGAAGGTTTTCACTTTCCCTTCACTGTCGCAGCCGTAGAATCCGGGAACAATGTACTTGGTATCCTTCTTCAGGGCTTTCCTGAGGTTGTTGTAGGTCTCCTCATGTACCGTCCCGTCATCCTTGATGACAATGAGCGGGTCGGTATCAAGGAAGGTCCACCCAAAGTATGCTGCAACCATACGTGCAGCAAGATGCTCACCACGGCTTGCCGCATATTCGGCACCATGGCCGGCATCAATCATTTGCCTGACTTCTTCCAGGATTGCCACAAAAGGCTTGGCATCCATCCCCAAATCGGCAAGGATATTGGTGTAGCGAAGGGCTACTTTCCTGAAAAGCTCACGGCAAGACTGCCCCTGCTGGACAAGAGCATTGCAGGCATAGAGCATATCAGTCACTTTCTCATCATCTTTGCTCCGTTTACCTGGAGCCGAAACGATGACGATCTGTCTCTGAGGGTCAGCATCAACAATTGATTTGACTTTCTGTATTTGCTTGGCGTCAGCCACTGAACTGCCACCGAATTTGCATACGATCATGGGGAATCCTCCCACCTTTCTAGGATGTCTCTAGAGCGTATTGTATTGAAGGATAGCATGTTGTGCAAGTGAATCTGTTTTTCTGAAAATACATGACAGACAGCGTATTCACTGCTACTCTACGTACAAGAGGGAATCATGCAGGACTCAAAACGTTCGATAGTTGCCTGGGCGTTGTACGATTGGGCGAACAGTGCCTTTGCCACCACCGTCATGGCGGGTTTTTTCCCGGTTTTCTTCACGGCTTACTGGGCAGTGGGCGCAAGCAGCGAGCAAGGTACCTTCTATCTGGGCTTTGCCAACTCCCTCGGGTCTCTCATCGTCGCTCTCCTTGCACCCTTTTTGGGTGCCATCGCAGACTGGGGAAGCTACAAGAAACGGCTGCTCGCATTCTTTGCCCTTCTTGGATCAGTCATGACGGCCAGTCTCTTCATCCTATCGTCCGGCTCCTGGCCGTTGGCTGTGCTCTTCTACTCGCTGGGGGTGGTTGGATTCAGCGGTGCCAACACCTTCTACGATGCACTGCTCCCCTTCGTGGCTTCAGAGAAGAAAGTGGACTTTGTCTCTTCCCTCGGCTATTCGCTGGGGTATATCGGTGGAGGTCTCCTCTTTCTGGTAAACGTGCTGATGTTCCTCAATCCCTCTTGGTTCGGGATTGCCAGTCAGGAAAGCGCCATCAAGATCAGTTTCGTCATTGTCGGTATCTGGTGGGTGGCGTTCACCATCCCCCTTCTGGTATTGGTGAAGGAGGAACAGAGGGAGAAAACCCTTTCCCTCAGGCAGTCCATCAGTAGGGGCTTGCATGTGACGACCGAGACGATCAGGAGTTTCAGGAAACTGAAAACCATTGCCCTCTTTCTCGCTGCGTACTGGCTCTACATTGATGGGGTGGATACCATCATCCGAATGGCGGTCAACTACGGTTCCAGCCTCAACTTTCCCAGTGACTCACTGATCATCGCCCTCCTGATCACCCAATTCGTTGCCTTCCCTGCAGCCCTCGGCTATTCGGCTTTCGGTAAGCGCATCGGGGTGCGACAGGCTCTCATGGTCGCCATTGCAGCCTATATCATCATTGCCATCCTGGGCTTCTTCATGACAAAGGTGCTGCACTTCTATCTTCTGGCCATCTGCATCGGGCTCTTCCAAGGTGGTATCCAAGCCCTGTCGAGGTCCTATTACACCCGTCTCATTCCCAAGGAACGGTCGGCGGAGTTCTTCGGCTTCTTCAATATGCTGGGCAAGTTCGCAGCAATCATCGGCCCGGCACTGATGGGAATTGTCACCCTCATGACCGGCTCGACCCGCATGGGGATCCTCAGCCTGATCCTGCTGTTTGTAGGAGGGTTCCTGTTGCTCAGGCTGGTGAACGAGGAGAAGGGACAAGCGGAAGCAGAAGCGTACCTGCAGATCAAGTGAATTGAGGCGCCTTTACACACTTGTCCGGGTATGGTATTACTGAAGCCTCAGATTCGATTCGCAAAGGAATACCATGCAACAGTTGCAAGAAAATAAGATGGGGATCAGACCGATCCCCTCACTGGTTTTGTCCATGTCATTTCCCATCATGCTGAGCATGCTGGTGCAAGCTCTCTATAACATCGTGGACAGTATGTTTGTCTCCCACTACAGCCAGGATGCCCTGACTGCGGTCACCCTCGCCTTTCCGCTGCAGAACCTGCTCATCGCAGTAAGCGTCGGAACTTCCATCGGTGTCAATTCATTGCTTTCACGAAAGCTTGGGGCGAGGGATATCGAAGGAGCGCGGATGGCGAGCGGCAATGGGCTCACCCTTTCGGTGATCAGCTGGGCTTTCTTCGCCCTTCTCGGCCTCTTCTTCTCCAAGCCTTTCATAGGTTTCTTCTCCAACGATCCTGTGCTGGTGAAAATGGGAACACAGTACATTGCTGTCTGTCTCTTCTTCTCACTTGGCATCTTCATCGATATCACCTGTGAGCGTATTTTGCAGGGTACAGGAGATACCTTCCACCCCATGATCATCCAAGGGACCGGGGCAATCGTAAACATCATCCTCGACCCCATCCTCATCTTCGGCCTCTTCGGTTTTCCCCGGCTTGGTATCCTCGGAGCAGCGATAGCCACCGTATTTGCCCAGCATGTCTCAGCCCTGCTTGCAATCCTCTATGTGCGCAAGAATCATGAGATTCGGCTGACCAAGGCCTCCTTCCGCCTGAGAAAACAGACGGTGAAAGACATCTATGCGGTAGGGTTTCCTTCCATCATCATGCAGGCGATCGGTACCATCCTTACCACCAGCCTCAACAAGATCCTCATCGGCTTCGGAACCAGTGCCGTCGCGGTATTCGGCATCTATTTCCGCCTGCAGTCCTTCGTCTTCATGCCGATTTTCGGTCTGAACAGCGGCATGATCCCGGTCATCGGGTACAACTATGGGGCGAAACGACCCAAGCGCATCACCCAGACAATCCGAGTGGGAATGGTGGTTTCCCTGAGCATCATGACTGCGGGATTCTTGGTCTTCACCTTTCTGCCGCATGTATTGCTTGGGTGGTTCAATGCAACCGATGAGATGCTTGCCATCGGTATCGTTGCTATGCAACGCATCAGCCTCTGCTTCATTTCCGCAGGCTTCTGCATTGTGCTCATGGCAATGTTCCAAGGCATCGGGGAAGGCTATGTCTCCATGATCATCTCGGTGACCAGACAGCTGGTGTTCCTGCTCCCTGCAGCCTATCTGCTCGGGCGCTTCCTCGGTCTCGACGCCCTTTGGTACTCGTTCATCATCGCAGAAAGCGCATCCCTTGCCCTGACCATCTACTTCTTCATTCACCTGTACAAGAAGCGGATCAAGACGCTGGGAGCATAAGCAAGAAACCTGTACGTTGCAGGTAAAGAAAAGAGAATCCCCGCTTCCTTGCCGATGGCAAAGGGGGCGGGGATTTTCTTGCTTACTCCCACTCAATGGTCCCAGGGGGCTTGCTGGTGATGTCGTAGAGGACACGATTCACTCCAGACACCTCGTTGCAGATCCTGCTTGCAGCATTCTGGAGCACATCCGGGGGGAAGCGGAACCAGTCAGCGGTCATTGCATCCTCGCTGGTCACTGCCCGAAGCGAGCACACTTCCTCATAGGTACGCTCATCACCCTGCACTCCCACGCTCTTGACCGGAAGCAGACAGGCAAGCGCCTGCCATATGTCATGGTAGAGCCCAGCCTTGCGAATCTCCTCAATGAAGATGGCATCAACATCACGCAGGGTATCCAGGCGTGGCTTGGTAACCTCGCCAACACACCTGACCCCAAGACCCGGACCAGGGAACGGATGACGGGTCACCAGCTCCTCGGGAAGACCAAGCTCCCTACCAAGGGCACGCACCTCATCCTTGAAGAGTTCCCGGAGCGGCTCAAGCAAATCCCACTTCAGGTCTTCGGGAAGGCCGCCCACATTATGGTGGCTCTTGATCGTAGCAGACGGTCCGCCGGAGGGACTCTTGCTTTCGATTACATCCGGATAGAGCGTTCCCTGGGCAAGGAAGGAGATTTCCCCAGCCTTGCGGGCCTCATCATAGAAGGTGTCGATGAATACCTTGCCGATGATCTTGCGCTTGGCCTCGGGCTCGGTAACGCCTTTGAGAGTAGAGAGGAAGGCTTCTTCTGCGTCAGCATACTGAAGACGGATCTTGTAGTTGTCCCTGAAAACCTTCTGGACCATCTCAGCCTCGCCCTTGCGAAGCAGGCCGTTGTTGACAAACACACAGACCAGCTGGTCTCCGATGGCTTCGTGAATCAAAACCGCTGCCACAGCTGAATCGACGCCGCCGCTCAAACCGCAAAGCACCTGTTTGTCACCAACCTTGGCACGG includes:
- a CDS encoding aspartate kinase codes for the protein MIVCKFGGSSVADAKQIQKVKSIVDADPQRQIVIVSAPGKRSKDDEKVTDMLYACNALVQQGQSCRELFRKVALRYTNILADLGMDAKPFVAILEEVRQMIDAGHGAEYAASRGEHLAARMVAAYFGWTFLDTDPLIVIKDDGTVHEETYNNLRKALKKDTKYIVPGFYGCDSEGKVKTFSRGGSDITGAILARAAEAQTYENWTDVSGVFCVDPRLVEHAKVIKTMTYREVRELAGVGAGVFHEEAIAPVIASRIPINVKNTNAPLDGGTMIVTAREIDGNPLAGVSAKTGYSRLSLRKLMLFKKNGIRHALLTMLHIFGVRPSFSLFGVDSIVWFFETTQASESVLNAMCQRIKSEFALDSISIDHGHAIVGIVGAGVMDEPALIAKSTTALAQDAIKLHFFNYGSSDTSILLGVDAGQAQAAVKSLYNALFA
- a CDS encoding MATE family efflux transporter yields the protein MQQLQENKMGIRPIPSLVLSMSFPIMLSMLVQALYNIVDSMFVSHYSQDALTAVTLAFPLQNLLIAVSVGTSIGVNSLLSRKLGARDIEGARMASGNGLTLSVISWAFFALLGLFFSKPFIGFFSNDPVLVKMGTQYIAVCLFFSLGIFIDITCERILQGTGDTFHPMIIQGTGAIVNIILDPILIFGLFGFPRLGILGAAIATVFAQHVSALLAILYVRKNHEIRLTKASFRLRKQTVKDIYAVGFPSIIMQAIGTILTTSLNKILIGFGTSAVAVFGIYFRLQSFVFMPIFGLNSGMIPVIGYNYGAKRPKRITQTIRVGMVVSLSIMTAGFLVFTFLPHVLLGWFNATDEMLAIGIVAMQRISLCFISAGFCIVLMAMFQGIGEGYVSMIISVTRQLVFLLPAAYLLGRFLGLDALWYSFIIAESASLALTIYFFIHLYKKRIKTLGA
- a CDS encoding MFS transporter; this encodes MQDSKRSIVAWALYDWANSAFATTVMAGFFPVFFTAYWAVGASSEQGTFYLGFANSLGSLIVALLAPFLGAIADWGSYKKRLLAFFALLGSVMTASLFILSSGSWPLAVLFYSLGVVGFSGANTFYDALLPFVASEKKVDFVSSLGYSLGYIGGGLLFLVNVLMFLNPSWFGIASQESAIKISFVIVGIWWVAFTIPLLVLVKEEQREKTLSLRQSISRGLHVTTETIRSFRKLKTIALFLAAYWLYIDGVDTIIRMAVNYGSSLNFPSDSLIIALLITQFVAFPAALGYSAFGKRIGVRQALMVAIAAYIIIAILGFFMTKVLHFYLLAICIGLFQGGIQALSRSYYTRLIPKERSAEFFGFFNMLGKFAAIIGPALMGIVTLMTGSTRMGILSLILLFVGGFLLLRLVNEEKGQAEAEAYLQIK
- the guaA gene encoding glutamine-hydrolyzing GMP synthase; this translates as MQQFSHDTIVVLDFGAQYSQLIARRVREMHVYSQIVPFTTSAEELKAMKPTGIIFSGGPASVRAEGSPRPDPAIYDLGIPILGICYGLQVMSIQNGGEVQRPDKREYGFADLTVLTEGSSLLKGISANSRLWMSHGDSVSALPEGFVQTGSTPNCPYTVLEHDEKRFYGVQFHPEVVHTAQGKQFLENFVLGICKAEQNWDMGSFIATAIEDIRAKVGDKQVLCGLSGGVDSAVAAVLIHEAIGDQLVCVFVNNGLLRKGEAEMVQKVFRDNYKIRLQYADAEEAFLSTLKGVTEPEAKRKIIGKVFIDTFYDEARKAGEISFLAQGTLYPDVIESKSPSGGPSATIKSHHNVGGLPEDLKWDLLEPLRELFKDEVRALGRELGLPEELVTRHPFPGPGLGVRCVGEVTKPRLDTLRDVDAIFIEEIRKAGLYHDIWQALACLLPVKSVGVQGDERTYEEVCSLRAVTSEDAMTADWFRFPPDVLQNAASRICNEVSGVNRVLYDITSKPPGTIEWE